CGGCGGATGGGCACAGTATCCTCGGCGGCGCCGGCGGCTTGGTTGCGTTATGGGTGCTGGTTTGTTCTAATCTGCTTATCGCTTTGCCCGGAGCCGCCTCATGAACCTCGTCAGCCTGCGCCACCTTCACGCCTTCAGCGCCGTCGCCGCCGCGGGAGGGATCCGCCGTTCTTCGGAAAGCCTGTACCGGGCCTCGTCGGCGGTCGCGCGTTCGGTGGCCGCGCTGGAGCAGGCGCTGGAAGTCCAGCTGTTCGAGCGCAAGGGCAGGGGCATGCTGCTGACGGCGGCTGGCGAACTGGTGCGGCTGCGCGCCGACCGCATCGAGACGGAACTGCGCGAAGTGCGCGACGACGCCCTGCGCCTGCGCGCCAAGGTCGGCGGCATCGAAGCGCTGCTGAACGAACGGCGCCTGCAGGCGGCCGCGCTGCTGGCCGAAATGCACTACATGCCGGGCGTGGCGCAGGCGATCGGCACGTCGCAGTCGGCGGTCAGCCAGGCCATCGCCCGCCTGGAAGGCATGCTCGGCATGCCGCTGTTCCTGCGCACCGCGCACGGCATGCTGCCGACCGAGGCCGGCCGGCGCTGGGTCGAAAGCTTCGAGCGGGTACTCGCCGAACTGCGCCACATTCCGGAAGACATCGCCGCGCTGGCCGGCGTGGTCCAGGGCGTGGTGACGATCGGCGCGCTGCCGCTGGCGCGCTCGCAACTGCTGCCGGCGGCCATCGCGGCGGTGCTGCTGCAGCATCCGCGCCTGCAGGTCCGCTCGCTCGAAAGTCCTTATGATGAACTCAGCGCCGGGGTCCTGTCCGGACGCATCGACTTCATCATCGGCGCGCTGCGCGCCAGCGCCGGCGACGCCTTCGTGTCGACCGCGCTGTTCCAGGACAAGGCGGTGCTGGTCGCGCGCACCGGCCACCCGCTGGCGGCGAAGAAACGCCTGACGCTGCGGGACCTGGCCGGCTACCCATGGGTGCTGGGTCGCGCCGGCACCCCGCTGCGCGAATCGATCGAAGGCTTCTTCCGCGGCCAGGGCGTGGAACCGCCGGTACCGGCCGTCGAGACCGGCGACCTGGCCCTGCTGCGCGGCCTGCTGCTGGAAAGCGACATGCTGACGGTGCTGTCGGCGCGCCAGCTGCACCATGAAGTACGCACCGCCCAGCTGGTGGTGCTGCCGCTCGAGATGCCGGGACTCGAACGGCGCATCGGCGTCACCACCCGCCGCGGCGCCCACCTGTCGCCGGGTGCGCGCGCGCTGCTGAGCGAAATCGAGCGCGCCGGCGAGACCTGGCTTTGAACCTCGCTTCCTGAGCCTGCGATAAGCAGATTGCAACGCTGTGCCAGCCGAAAGCAATACATGGTCTCCGGTCAAAACGTACACTGAATAGCAAGTGGGGAGCCAAAGTTCGGCCCCATCGGGCGCGCAGCCGCAGCACGAACAAGACGGCAGCGCCATACCATTACTTGTGTATTCGACCTGGAGACATAATGAATACAGTACAGACGCTCGATGTGCGCCAGCACATCAACGGCCGCAAGATGTCGGGTTACCAGTGGCTCTTGCTCTTCCTCTGCTTCCTCATCGTGACCACCGACGGCATGGACGTCGCCATCATGGGCTTCCTGGCGCCCTCGATCACGAAAGAGTGGGGCATCTCGAAAGCCGCCTTCGGCGCGGTGATGAGCGCTGCGCCGATCGGCCTGGCCATCGGCGCGCTCCTGATCGGCCCCCTGTCGGACCGCTACGGCCGCAAGCGCCTGCTGATGGTGGCGGTGGCCTGGTTCGGTACCTGCAGCGTGCTGTGTTCGCAGGCCGGCGACGTCTACCAGCTTTCGATCCTGCGCTTCCTGACCGGCCTCGGCCTGGGCGCGGCGATGCCGAACACCACGACCCTGCTGTCGGAATACGTGCCGGAAAACTCGCGCGGCAGGCTCATCACCATCATGTTCACCGGCTTCAACCTGGGTTCGGCCCTGGTCGGCTTCGGCGCGGCCCTGATCCTGGGTGACTACGGCTGGCGCATGGTGCTGGTCGCCGGCGGCGTCATTCCCCTCATCTGCATTCCGCTCTACCTGTTCCTGATTCCGGAATCGGTGCGCTTCATGGTCGTCAATAAGTACCCCGCCGAACGCATCGCCGCGACCTTGCGCCGCGTGGTCGGCGGCGCGGGCTTCTCCGGTGCGACCACCTTCACCATCAGCGAGCAGAAGGTCGACAGCAAGGCGAAGGCCAAGACCCTGTTGAACGCCGGCTTCCGCGGCATCACGGTGTCGCTGTGGGTCACCTATTTCATGGGCCTGATGGTGATCTACCTGCTGTCCGGCTGGCTGCCGACCCTGATCAAGGATGCCGGCCTGCCGATCGAACGCGCCGCCAACATCACCGCCATGTTCCAGCTCGGCGGGACCGTGGGCGCCCTGTTCGTCGGCTACCTGATGGACAAGTGGACGCCGAACAAGGTGATCGCCTCCAGCTACGTCGCCGGCGCCTGCTGCATCCTGCTGCTGGCCTCAGGCAGCGTGCAGTCCGCGCTGTTCTCGGTCTACGTCCTGCTGGCCGGCTTCTGCATGAGCGGCGCCCAGACCGGTTTGAATGCCTTCGCCCCGTCCTGCTATCCGACTGCGGTGCGTGCCACCGGCGTCAGCTGGATGCAGGGTATCGGCCGCTTCGGCAGCATCTTCGGCTCCTTCGCCGGCGGCGTGCTGCTGAGTCTCGGCTGGGGTTTCAGCGCGGTGATCGCGATCCTCGCCATCCCCGCCACCCTCGCCGCGCTGTCGATCGTCTTCACGCGCTTCGCCGCGCGGGCAACCGTCGTAGCATAAGCAGCGGCACCGTATTTTCTTAGGAATCGCATCATGGCCAACATCATCGGCGCAATCGCCTCGTCCCACACCCCGACCATCGGCTTCGCCCTGGACGCCAACAAGCAGCACGACGCCGTCTGGGCGCCGATCTTCAAGGCCTACGAGCCGGTACGGCAATGGCTGATGGATAAAAAGCCGGACGTCCTGCTGGTGATCTACAACGACCACGTGACGTCCTTCTTCTTCGACCACTACTCGGCCTTTGCCCTCGGCATCGGCAAGGAGTGGCAGGTCGCCGACGAGGGCGGCGGGGCGCGCGACCTCCCGCCCGTGGCGGGCCATGCCGGCCTGGCGCGCCATATCGGCCAGTCCCTGGTGGCGGACGAATTCGACATGTCCTTCTTCCAGAACAAGGCGCTGGACCATGGCTGCTTCTCGCCGCTGTCGATCATGTGGCCGCACACGATGGACGCTCGACCCGAAGGCCAGTGGCCCGGCGCCATCGTGCCGCTGCAGTGCGGCGTGCTGCAGTTCCCGGTGCCGTCCGCACGGCGCTGCTTCAAGCTGGGCCAGGCCCTGCGCCGCGCCATCGAAAGCTATCCGGAAGACCTGGACGTCGCCATCGTCGCCACCGGCGGCCTGTCGCACCAGGTGCACGGCGAGCGCTGCGGCTTCAACAACACCGGATGGGACCAGACCTTCCTCGATTTGTTCGAGAAGGATCCGGAGGTGCTGCTGAACATGACCCAGGCCGATTTCGCCCGCCTGGGCGGCTGGGAGAGCGCGGAAGTCGTGATGTGGATGGTGATGCGCGGCGCCATGCCGGCCAGGCTGAACTGCCTGCACCGCGAATATTACCTGCCGTCGATGACGGGCATCGCGGTCGCGCTGTACGAGAGCGCCGTCGCGGCCGATCCGGCCCTGAATGCACGCGTCAACGAGCTGCATCGCGAGCACATGGCGCACCAGACCAGGGGCGTCGAGGAACTGGAAGGCACCTATCCCTTCACCCTCGAGCGCAGCGTGGAGCACTACCGCATCAACAGCTACCTGCACCAGCTGATCCGGCCCGACTTCCGGGAACGCTTCCTGCGCGATCCTGAAGCCAGCTTCGAGGAAGCAGGCCTGACCCAGGCGGAGCGCGACATGATCGTACGGCGCGACTGGCGGGCCATGATCCGCTACGGCGTGATCTTCTTCCTGCTGGAGAAGCTCGGCGCCGTGGTCGGCGTCTCCAACCTGCACATCTATGCCGCCATGCGCGGCCAGTCGCTGGAAGACTTCCAGAAGACCCGCAACACGAAGGCCCTGTACTCGGTGGCCGGCAAGGGCGCCGCCGGCACGGCCGAGTGGAACCGCGACGGCGCGCCGCCGGCCGCGGAACCCGCGCGCTAAGCGTCACCCCATACCGCTCTCCGCCCGCGCGGGGAGCCCGATCCTCACGCCCTGCCAGCCTCGCGCGCCGCCTGCGCCGCGCGCCGGGTGCGTGCGCGCGTCGCCAAAAGCATCACCAACAACAAACCGATCCTGGAGGAGCACCATGAAAAAAATCATCGCCACCACCATCGCCGCCTGCGCCACTTTGGGACTGCACGGCGCCGCACACGCCCAGAGCACCGTGCAGGTCTACGGCCTGCTGGACGCGGCCGTGGACTACAACACCAACGTCGACACGACTGGCCGCAGCCGCGTGTGGATGCCCAGCCTGGGCGGCGGCATGTTCCCGTCGCGCCTCGGCTTCAGGGGTGTCGAAGACCTGGGCAACGGGCTGAAGGCGATCTTCACGCTGGAGGGCGGTGTCTACCTCGACACCGGCGCCAGCGGCCAGGGCAACCGCCTGTTCGGGCGCCAGGCCTGGGTCGGGCTGGCCGGCAACTGGGGCCAGCTGACCCTGGGCCGCAACTACAATATGCTGTACAACTCGATGGCGGAAGTCGAGATCATCGGCCCGACCCAGTACGGCCTCGGCTCGATCGAACCGGCGATCCCGAACGGCCGCACCGACAACTCGGTCGCCTACAAGGGCAGCTTCGGGCCCGTCACCGCGGGCGCCAGCTACAGCTTCGGCCGCGACACCTCGAACGCCGGCGGGCCGGGCGGCACCAACTGTCCGGGAGAGAATGGCCTGGATGCCCAGGCCTGCCGCGAATGGTCGCTCATGCTGCGCTACGACACCCCGAACTGGGGCCTGACCAGCGCCTATGACCGCAAGAACGGCGGCGCCGGCGCGGCATCCGGCCTGACCCGCAGCGATTTGAGTGACAGTCGCCTGCACGTGGCCGGCTATACCAGATTCGGCGCCTGGCGCCTGGCCGTCGGCGGCCTGGTGCGCAACAACGAGGGCGCGCCGGCGGTCCCGCGCAGCAATCTGTACTACGTCGACGGCGCCTACAGGCTGAACGGCGCCGTCACCGTCGACGGCCTGGCGACGCGCCTGGACTACCACGACAGCATCAACGACACCAAGCTGTATATGCTGCGCGTGATCTACGACTTCTCGAAGCGCACCTCGACCTATGCGGCCATCGGCCATGTCGCCAACAAGGGCACGGCGGCGGTGGCGCTGAGCGCCGGCGGCAGCGTGGGGGCCGGGATGGCGCAGAATGGCGTCATTACCGGGATCAAGCATTCGTTCTGAGGCGGCCGGCAGCCCTGCCGTTCCTGGGTCACCCCAGATCCTCGTGGTGATCGGCCACCCCCCGTTTCCAATAGCTTGATACCCGCATGTGCTGCTTCGGCAGCCCCTTGTCGACCAGCACCTGGCGCACCCGCGCCATCAATGCCGCCTCGCCGCCGCCCCAGGCGAAGCCGGTGGCGGCGGCCGGCAGCGCCAGCCCGTCCAGCGCCGCCAGCAAGGCCTCGGCCGACGCGGCCCAGTGCACGTCCACCTGCGCCCGGCCGGCGAAGTCGCGCCGGTCGGCCTCGTCCGACAGCACGAATACGAAGGCCCGGCTGCCCTCCGGCAGCTCTTCCAGGCGGCGCGAGATCGCGGGCAGGGCGGTGGCGTCGCCGACCAGCAGATGCCAGCCCAGTTCCAGCGGCACGATCATCGAACCGCGCGGGCCGCCGACCAGCAGGCGGTCGCCGGGCTTCACGTGGCGCGCCCAGTCCGAAGCCGCGCCCTCGCCGTGCAGCGCGAACTCGATGCACAGCTCGCGCGCTTCCCGGCTGAAGCGGCGTGGGGTATAGTCGCGCCGAACCTGTTCACCGCCGGCGCCGTCGAACATGAGCTTCACATGGTCGTCGAAGCCCAGCGAGCTGAAGTCGGCCAGCGCCTCGCCGGTGAGGGTAATGGCGACGAAGCCCGGCGTCAGCCTGTCGATGCCGGCCACGACGAGTTCGCGCAGCTTCAGTTCGTGGCGCACGCGCTTGACCAGCGGCGCCGCCTCGGGGATGTGAACATCGGTCATCGTCACTCCGAAATTAGTTGATAATGTCATCCATTATGCAGAAATTAGTTGATCAAGTCAACCAAGATGGGAGTCGTCCGGTCGACGACGTCCTCGAGACCATGCACGCGATCATGCATCTCTACCGCTCGGCCCAGCAGCGCAGCCTGCGCGACGGCCCCAACGACCTGGCCCACATGGAGGTCAAGGCGCTGGGATTCTTCGCCCGCCATCCGGGCGCCACGCAGAGCGAGCTGGTGGCGCATTCCGGCCGCGACAAGGCCCAGGTGGCGCGCCAGATCCGCGCCCTGCGCGAGCGCGGCCTGCTGGACGTCCAGGCGGACGAGCTCGACCGCCGCAGCTCGCGCCTGAGCCTGTCGAGCGAGGGCAGGGCGGTGCATGCGGCACTGCACCGAAACGACGGCCGCCTGAAGGAGGCGGCCCTGGACGGCTTCACGGAGGAGGAAAAGGGCGCGCTGCTGGACTTGCTGGGCCGGGTGCGCGCCAACCTGCAAGCCATGCCGGATTAAGCGTCAGAAACCGAGCCTGCCCTGCGCCTCGTCCTGCTGCTGGGCATCGGAAGGGTAGGTGATGC
This window of the Massilia sp. WG5 genome carries:
- a CDS encoding LysR family transcriptional regulator, whose protein sequence is MNLVSLRHLHAFSAVAAAGGIRRSSESLYRASSAVARSVAALEQALEVQLFERKGRGMLLTAAGELVRLRADRIETELREVRDDALRLRAKVGGIEALLNERRLQAAALLAEMHYMPGVAQAIGTSQSAVSQAIARLEGMLGMPLFLRTAHGMLPTEAGRRWVESFERVLAELRHIPEDIAALAGVVQGVVTIGALPLARSQLLPAAIAAVLLQHPRLQVRSLESPYDELSAGVLSGRIDFIIGALRASAGDAFVSTALFQDKAVLVARTGHPLAAKKRLTLRDLAGYPWVLGRAGTPLRESIEGFFRGQGVEPPVPAVETGDLALLRGLLLESDMLTVLSARQLHHEVRTAQLVVLPLEMPGLERRIGVTTRRGAHLSPGARALLSEIERAGETWL
- a CDS encoding aromatic acid/H+ symport family MFS transporter, whose product is MNTVQTLDVRQHINGRKMSGYQWLLLFLCFLIVTTDGMDVAIMGFLAPSITKEWGISKAAFGAVMSAAPIGLAIGALLIGPLSDRYGRKRLLMVAVAWFGTCSVLCSQAGDVYQLSILRFLTGLGLGAAMPNTTTLLSEYVPENSRGRLITIMFTGFNLGSALVGFGAALILGDYGWRMVLVAGGVIPLICIPLYLFLIPESVRFMVVNKYPAERIAATLRRVVGGAGFSGATTFTISEQKVDSKAKAKTLLNAGFRGITVSLWVTYFMGLMVIYLLSGWLPTLIKDAGLPIERAANITAMFQLGGTVGALFVGYLMDKWTPNKVIASSYVAGACCILLLASGSVQSALFSVYVLLAGFCMSGAQTGLNAFAPSCYPTAVRATGVSWMQGIGRFGSIFGSFAGGVLLSLGWGFSAVIAILAIPATLAALSIVFTRFAARATVVA
- a CDS encoding gallate dioxygenase, which encodes MANIIGAIASSHTPTIGFALDANKQHDAVWAPIFKAYEPVRQWLMDKKPDVLLVIYNDHVTSFFFDHYSAFALGIGKEWQVADEGGGARDLPPVAGHAGLARHIGQSLVADEFDMSFFQNKALDHGCFSPLSIMWPHTMDARPEGQWPGAIVPLQCGVLQFPVPSARRCFKLGQALRRAIESYPEDLDVAIVATGGLSHQVHGERCGFNNTGWDQTFLDLFEKDPEVLLNMTQADFARLGGWESAEVVMWMVMRGAMPARLNCLHREYYLPSMTGIAVALYESAVAADPALNARVNELHREHMAHQTRGVEELEGTYPFTLERSVEHYRINSYLHQLIRPDFRERFLRDPEASFEEAGLTQAERDMIVRRDWRAMIRYGVIFFLLEKLGAVVGVSNLHIYAAMRGQSLEDFQKTRNTKALYSVAGKGAAGTAEWNRDGAPPAAEPAR
- a CDS encoding porin; protein product: MKKIIATTIAACATLGLHGAAHAQSTVQVYGLLDAAVDYNTNVDTTGRSRVWMPSLGGGMFPSRLGFRGVEDLGNGLKAIFTLEGGVYLDTGASGQGNRLFGRQAWVGLAGNWGQLTLGRNYNMLYNSMAEVEIIGPTQYGLGSIEPAIPNGRTDNSVAYKGSFGPVTAGASYSFGRDTSNAGGPGGTNCPGENGLDAQACREWSLMLRYDTPNWGLTSAYDRKNGGAGAASGLTRSDLSDSRLHVAGYTRFGAWRLAVGGLVRNNEGAPAVPRSNLYYVDGAYRLNGAVTVDGLATRLDYHDSINDTKLYMLRVIYDFSKRTSTYAAIGHVANKGTAAVALSAGGSVGAGMAQNGVITGIKHSF
- a CDS encoding siderophore-interacting protein, coding for MTDVHIPEAAPLVKRVRHELKLRELVVAGIDRLTPGFVAITLTGEALADFSSLGFDDHVKLMFDGAGGEQVRRDYTPRRFSREARELCIEFALHGEGAASDWARHVKPGDRLLVGGPRGSMIVPLELGWHLLVGDATALPAISRRLEELPEGSRAFVFVLSDEADRRDFAGRAQVDVHWAASAEALLAALDGLALPAAATGFAWGGGEAALMARVRQVLVDKGLPKQHMRVSSYWKRGVADHHEDLG
- a CDS encoding MarR family winged helix-turn-helix transcriptional regulator; translation: MHAIMHLYRSAQQRSLRDGPNDLAHMEVKALGFFARHPGATQSELVAHSGRDKAQVARQIRALRERGLLDVQADELDRRSSRLSLSSEGRAVHAALHRNDGRLKEAALDGFTEEEKGALLDLLGRVRANLQAMPD